The following proteins come from a genomic window of Sorex araneus isolate mSorAra2 chromosome 1, mSorAra2.pri, whole genome shotgun sequence:
- the SRP19 gene encoding signal recognition particle 19 kDa protein, translating to MASAAARSPADQDRFICIYPAYLNNKKTIAEGRRIPVNKAVENPTATEIQDVCSAVGLNVFLEKNKMYSREWNRDVQYRGRVRVQLKQEDGSLCLVQFPSRMSVMLYAAEMIPKLKTRTQKTGGGDQTLQQGEGSKKGKGKKKK from the exons ATGGCGAGTGCGGCCGCGCGGTCGCCTGCGGACCAGGACCG GTTCATCTGCATCTACCCCGCCTACTTGAACAACAAGAAGACCATCGCTGAGGGTCGCAGGATCCCGGTGAACAAG GCTGTTGAGAACCCTACAGCTACAGAGATTCAAGATGTGTGCTCAGCAGTCGGACTCAATGTCTTTCTCGAG aaaaacaaaatgtacTCTCGAGAATGGAACCGGGATGTCCAATACAGGGGCCGGGTCCGCGTCCAGCTCAAGCAGGAAGATGGCAGCCTCTGTCTTGTCCAGTTCCCGTCAC GTATGTCAGTAATGTTATATGCGGCGGAAATGATCCCTAAGCTAAAAACAAGGACACAGAAAACAGGAGGTGGGGACCAAACTCTTCAGCAAGGAGAGGGAAgtaaaaaggggaaaggaaagaagaagaagtga